The Cellulosilyticum sp. I15G10I2 genome has a segment encoding these proteins:
- a CDS encoding signal peptidase I encodes MLGEITNSKYKKIALILGIMLIVLYVAENSFLFNRIGNTIFTYGIKPGYFIILALLIGYKLPKIHLMSKANYKSTVYAWAFNCGVIYISINILGGILQGFGKSPYSHTLIGILTNSFAVGTALIGRESIRVYLVSSFMRRKSKLALVSIVLLMTLTNIRLLRFTGITDIKTFTIFFSETIIPELCNNILATYFVVYGGKWASVIYLGIIEAAMWLSPILPAMNWLGKGVIGMMIPIFCLLYIMNAYMKMSKEVKTYKEKQELLWQWVPEAVGSILLIWFTAGVFSIYPSVIATGSMKPMIEPGDVILIEKVKDMKDIEALGVDDVIQFKRDNILITHRIIEVLREEGVPSYRTKGDNNSAIDGRIVRAEEVKGVLTQVIPKIGWPTLIFKSGNPNVIDDVEF; translated from the coding sequence GCAAGTATAAGAAAATAGCACTTATTTTAGGCATAATGTTGATAGTGTTATATGTTGCGGAAAACTCTTTTCTATTTAATAGAATAGGCAATACTATATTTACTTATGGAATTAAGCCTGGCTACTTTATTATATTAGCACTTTTAATTGGTTACAAGCTTCCCAAAATACATTTAATGAGTAAGGCAAATTATAAATCAACAGTATATGCATGGGCGTTTAATTGTGGAGTTATATATATAAGTATCAATATCTTAGGTGGTATTTTACAAGGATTTGGTAAAAGTCCATATAGTCATACATTAATAGGTATATTAACAAATAGTTTTGCTGTAGGGACTGCGCTTATAGGCAGAGAGAGTATTAGAGTTTATTTAGTAAGCAGCTTTATGAGAAGGAAGAGTAAGCTAGCTTTAGTCAGTATTGTCCTGTTAATGACATTAACTAATATTAGACTTTTAAGATTTACAGGAATCACTGATATAAAAACTTTTACAATTTTTTTTTCTGAGACGATAATTCCTGAATTATGCAATAATATTTTAGCTACTTATTTTGTAGTGTATGGAGGGAAATGGGCTTCGGTTATTTATTTGGGTATCATTGAAGCTGCTATGTGGCTTTCGCCTATTTTGCCAGCGATGAATTGGCTAGGCAAAGGGGTAATCGGTATGATGATTCCTATATTTTGTCTTTTATATATTATGAATGCTTATATGAAAATGTCTAAAGAAGTAAAGACATATAAAGAAAAACAGGAACTTTTATGGCAGTGGGTACCAGAAGCTGTAGGATCTATTTTATTGATATGGTTTACAGCTGGGGTTTTTTCGATTTATCCATCAGTTATTGCAACAGGGAGTATGAAACCCATGATTGAACCGGGAGATGTCATATTGATAGAAAAAGTAAAAGATATGAAAGACATAGAAGCATTAGGAGTAGATGATGTAATACAATTTAAAAGAGATAATATTTTGATTACTCACAGAATTATAGAAGTATTACGAGAAGAGGGTGTTCCGAGTTATCGTACAAAAGGAGACAATAACTCTGCTATAGATGGTCGAATCGTAAGGGCAGAAGAGGTAAAAGGGGTTTTAACACAAGTAATTCCTAAAATT